The genomic segment TCCTTCACCGCTGCCTTAAGCAGCTCCACGTTCACCGGGTCAAGCCCGCTAAAGGCTTCATCCAAAATAACGATTTTCGGCTTATGAATGACCGAAGCAATGAACTGGATTTTTTGCTGGTTGCCCTTCGACAGCTCCTCCAGCTTCTTGTTGTAATATTCCGGCACGCCGAATTTTTCCAGCCAATACTTCAAGCTTTGATCGGCATCCCGCTTCGACATCCCCCGCAGCTTCGCCAAATACAGCAGTTGGTCGCTTACGCGAACACGCGGATACATCCCCCGCTCCTCCGGCAAATAACCGAGCATTTGCAGCTGATTATGGCTGTAAGGCTTGCCGTTGTATAAAATTTGGCCCCCATCAGGAAAAATAAGTCCCAGCACCATTCGCATCGTCGTCGTTTTGCCCGCTCCGTTCGCACCTAGCAGGCCGTAAATTTCACCTTCTCCTACTTCAAGGCTAATGCCATTTACCGCTGTTTTATCGCCATACTGCTTATAGATTTGTTCAATTTTTAGTGGCTTCATTGTAGTCTCCTCCTTGATATCAAGCTCTAATATGCTGTCTGTCCTGTTCAATCAATACCGCCAAAATATCATCCAGATCAAGCGCCTTCCGTCCCATAATCGCGATATGTTCCCGCTCGCACCAGCGCTCGGTTTCCATTGCCTGCCGGGTAACGATTCGCAGATTGCCGCCCCCTGCATCTTCCACCATACATTTTCCGGGGATGCTCTTCACATCCTTGCCTACAAGCTCGCTGCCACTCACATAAAACATATGCCAGCTGCTGAGCAGCTCATCCTTCTCATACATGCCTAGTATTCGGCCCTGTGCCATAAAGACAATATAATCTGCAAGCCGTTTCACTTCATCCACAATGTGGGATGCCATGAGAATCGTTCGCTGGCCATCATTCATATAGTTGTGCAAAAAGCTCATCATGCTGCGCCAGGCTAGCGGATCGAAGCCCGAGGAAGGCTCGTCGAGCAGCAGCAGCTCGGGATGATGGGCGAGCACAAGCGCGAATTCATACTTGCGCCGCGTCCCTTTGGACATTTTGCCGAGCTTAATGCTATCATCGACCTCGAACATCCGCAAAATTTCACGATAAAGGTTTATATCCCAATTCGGGTACCATTTTCGCACAAAATCCGTCTTGTCCGAAGCTCTCAGCTTATTCTCATGGCTGCCGAACAGCTCTGGCACATAACCGATTTTATTTTTCCATCCGGTATCCTTCTGGTCTGCGATTGAATGGCCGAGCAAGCTCAGCTCGCCTTTATCCGGCTTAATTAGATTCAACAGCATCCGAAAGGTCGAGCTTTTGCCTGAACCATTCGGGCCGACAATTGCAGTAACGCAGCCCTTCGGTACTTCCAATGAAAGAGGGCCAAGCTGAAACCGTTCACGCCGCAGCTCTACTTCCTGTATACGAATCGCAATATCGTTGCTCATGACGCCGCCTCCCCCTAAACGTTATCTTTAAAACGCTTCTCCAGCTGTTCGCGAAAAATCTGTTCCAGCTCCTCGCGTGAGCATTTAACCCGCTGTCCTGCTGTGATTGCAATCTCGAATGCTTCCACGACTGCCACCAAGCGGTAACGATCTCGATCATCCTGCTCAACGGCCGCAACGTAGGTTCCCGTCCCCTGCCTCGTTCGCAGCAGCCCTTCCGACTCCAGATCCTGATAAACCCGGCGCACCGTAATGACGCTGCATTTCAGCGACTGCGCCAGCTCCCTAATGGAGGGGAGCAGCATCCCTTCGGCTAATTGCCCGCTGACAATTAATGCTCTCAGCTGTACTTCTATTTGATAATAAAGCGGCTCGGCGCTTTGCTCATTTATTTGAATCGGCAGCCACACGGCTTCACCTTCTTTACTTCTTTACTTTTTTACTCCATTGCTTATTTAGAAGCTCCGTGTTTCCAACCGATGCTTAAGACACACATAGCTGATGGCTATTCCGGTCATACTGACAAGCAGCCCAACTAACAAATACCACCACTCCCCATTTTCAAATCCTGTCAGCACACTGTTGACGATAGAAAAGCCATTAAAGCTGAGCAGAGTGCTGATAAGCATATACATGATGCAATACAACACGCAAACGATCATGTACGTCTTTCCTGTGAAGCCATATTCCCAGATGGCATACGTAGCAGCCATGCCAAGCGAATATAAAAACCAGAATAGTCCATATAAAAGATAAGCGCCTGGAGAAATGGCCTCTCTTAAGCCATCCACCAAAAAATATTGAATCAGGAAGAAAATAATTTGCAGCGGGAACAGCATAACCGCTATTTGCAGCATTCTGCCCCATATGATCTGCGGCACCGTAATAGGCATCGTACGCCATTCTGCAAGCTTTTCACTATAGGTATCATTGCGCCAGCAGCTCATACTAGAGCGGCTTAGCACAAAGCCGAGACAAGGCAGCGTCGTGAGAAAAACAAAATCGATCGCCCAATATTCCCCTGCCGAAACATCCATTTCATTAAATCGGTACAAAAATCCCAGCACAATTGCCATATATAAAGCTAGTAAAAGCGAACCTAGAAAACCCCAGCGCGTCTTCCGCAATTCGTAGATTAAAATATGCCATGCCCCTTGCCACATGCTCACAAGTTTTCCTCCTGTCACTCTATATACTGTATATATCTTTATACACAGTATAATCACACCTCATTTGGTTGTCAATACGTCCCAGCCTTTTTTCGAAAAAGGGCACTGCCTAGCCATGTTTGTTCAGCGGCAAATCAAAAAAAGCCTTGGACACGAGCTTAGAGGCTCAGACCAAGGCTTTATATCTTATATAGGATGTGCTGCTGTTTTAGAAGCGCGCTGCTGCTGCTTTGGCTTCTTCAATCGCATAGGCAACAATCGCTTCTGCTTCATTCGGCTTTTGGTTATGGCCTTCTGCAACAACGATTTCGAAATTCGTCACGCCGAAAAATTGCATAATATTGCGGATATAATTCAAGGACATTTCAGCTGCCGCTGCTGGACCTTCGGAGTACACCCCGCCTCTTGCATTCAGCAGAGCAACTTTTTTATCAGGAATCAGTCCAACCGGACCTTGCTCGGTATATTTGAACGTTTTGCCTGCTTCGTAAATGTAGTCAATATACGTATGCAGCACAGCTGGAATCGTCAGGTTCCATAGTGGAAAACCGAAAACGACCTTGTCCGCAGCAAGAAATTGATCAATATATTTGCTGGAAACATTAACTGCCGCCTGCTCCTCAGGTGTCAGCTCATAACCGCGCGCCGCTTTAAATTTACCGTTAATCATATCGGCATTCAAATACGGAAGCTCTTCTTGGAACAAATCCAGTTCCGTAACGTTATCATTTGGATGTGTCTCTTTGTAAGTATCCAGGAAAGCTTGGTAGAGCTTCACGCTCACTGCTTGGTCCAAACCACGATCATTTGCTTTTACAAAAAGTACAGTACTCATAATAATTATTCCCTCCGTAAAAAAGCGCTAAATGCAGGCAGCTTCTCAATTGTGTATTTGTAATAAGCTTTATTTTACAAGCCTTGTTCTTACAAATCATCGGCCAATAGCATGAAAGTCGCCCGTATTGAGTCTCAGAGGGCTTAGGTCTAGTCTTACGACTCTGGGCCCAAATAATGAATGCCGCGCAGCGCGGCTTGTGTTCGATCGGTTACATCCAGCTTGCTAAGAATGCTGCTGACATGGGTTTTGACTGTTTTTTCGGCAACGACTAATGCCCGGGCAATTTCTTTATTGCTTTTCCCTTTCATCAGCTGCCTAAGCACCTCTATTTCACGAGGCGTTAGCGATGTAAAGGCTAATTGATCTGACTTAACGCGCGTTGAATCAGGTTCCGACTGTAATGGGAGCGGTGGATGCAATAAACGATCCTCTGTTCTTTCAAACCGTCCAGCTGGTGTCCCACCCCCGATGAGCACGCCGGAAATATCAGGATGCAGCTGAATATTGCCTTTATAAGCGCTGCGTATCGCCTCCGCCAGCTGATCCGGTGCGACATCCTTCAGCATATACCCAATCGCCCCCGTCTGAAGAGCAGGAACAATATGGCCGCGGTCGGAGAAGCTGGTCAGCACCAGCACTTTAATCGCCGGGTGCTGCTCGGCAATGATTCGGCTTGCCTCTATGCCATCCATGACAGGCATTTGCAAGTCCATCAAGATCATATCCGGCTGGAGCTCGGCCGCTTTCTCCACTGCTTCCTTCCCGTTGGCTGCCTCGCCGACAATTTCAAAATCCGGCTGCAAATTCAGAAAGAAGGCAATGCCCTTCAAAACAATTTGATGATCGTCAACGAGTAAAAGCTTAATTTTCATCATTCACCCTCCCTCCTCTGCAGCGAGCGGTATGCTCGCCCGAATGACGGTTCGCTGCCCCATCTCGCTATGAATGATAAACTCACCTCCAAGCGCCTCTGCTCTTTCGCGCATAGACAGCATCCCCATCGTCTGTCCCTGCAGTTGTTTTGGGGTAAAGCCCCGGCCATGATCCTCGATTTCCAGCGTTACTTCACGCTCTGATTTCACAAGCCGAATATAGGCAGCTTCTGCACCTGAATGCTTCCGAATGTTGTTAAGCCCTTCTTGGCCAATCCGCCATAACCCTTCTTCAAGCGCACGGGGCAGCTCCTTCAACCCTTCCGCCTCTGCATGTACGACAAGGTCCATTCTTTCGCCATACTGCTTAAGCGCAGGCAGCAGGCCATTCTCAAGACCAGCGGGATGCAGCTGCCAAATAAGCGTCCGCATCTCCCTGAGTGTTTCCTGCGACAAGCTGGCCATTTCCTGAAGCGAGCGTTCCACGATCGGCTCTTTCCCGCCGAGAATCTTTTCTGCCCCTTTGGCGATAAAAGACAGCGAAAATATTTTTTGCATCACCGAATCATGCAAATCCCGTGCCATTCGGATTCGTTCCTCCATACGGGCTAGCTCCCGGCGCTGCTCATTTACTCTCAAATTATCTATGCTGAGCGTCAAATGCTCACCGAGGGCATACATAAATTCTTCATGATAATGATCGAATTGCCCACTATCGTTACTGCTAATGAACAAAACACCGAAGGGGCAGCTGCCCCTTCGCAGCGGAATCGCTGCGGCCGATGTGAATGCCTTTAGACCTTTCGCTGTTAGCGGGACGACCGCTTCCTCCTTGCTGTCTGCAACAACGATGAGACGATTATGGTGAAAAGCGTCGGCCACAACTCCCCCGTTTCCACAATTGAGCTGCTGCCAGCCTTCCCTCGTCTGCTCCCCGTCATAATAGGCACGCAGCGAGAGATTATCCTGCTCATAGACGAATAAAGCAATTTGCGGCCAGTCGAAAGCAGCGCTAATATGTTCAACCGCTTTCAAGGGCAGCTGGCTAATGTCCTGCACCGCATGGATACGCGTAATGACATCGCCAAGCTTCGCATAGAGCAGCGCATTTCGCTCCTGTGCCTGATATAGGCGAATACGCTTAATCGCTGTGCCTATCTGGTAGGCAACCGCCTGCAGCAGGGCAAGCTCCTCATTTGAAAAAAATTCTTTGCCCGCCTGCGCAGCATTCAGCAATCCAAAGCTCTCCGCGCCTGCCTTCAGCGGCACCGTCGCATGATGCGTCAAGCCGCCTCTATCGCCAGCATTGTATTCCGCTGCATATACAATTCGTGAGCATTCAATAATGTTGACCGCACGATTCAGCTTGTTTTGGCGGTAGCTTTCGGTGCACCAGCAGCCTTCTCCGCACATCGCTGCATTATCGTTGGCTGCAAGGGTTGAGGGGAGATTTTGCGCGGCCGCACATATGCTGTCTGAATGCTCATCAAGCAAGAAGATCCAGCCCGTCGTAAAGCTGGTCACCTCAAGAAGCTTCACCAGCACCGCATTTAGCATAACCTTCATATCATTCATCGAATTGAGCATCTCCGCAATTTCCTTGAGCGCCGCCAGCTCATCTGCGCGAATCTCTCTGGACAAGGCAAATCCCCCTTAATACAGCAAAGCCGCGAATCAGCTTCGCGGCTTCCTTGTCATATGAACTTTATAGACCAAATATAGCATCAATCATCGGCTTCGTATGGCCGCCTGGATATAATAAATACAGCAGGACATAAACGATAACGCCCGTAATCGCTGTGAAAAACCAGATAATCGACGTCACGCGGCCCCATTTGCGATGCTTGGCATATTTGCTCTTGAAGCCTAGCACGAGTGTCGTAATGCCGAATACCGCTGCTACCGTCGCAAGCGTAATATGGAAAATCAGAAAGACAACATAATAGAGATGCATGCTGTCAGGTCCGCCCCATGTCGTATTGCCGACAACTATTGTTCGTGAGGAGTAAATAATAAAGAAGATGATGGCTGCAATTGCAGCTGCGATCATCACTTTCTTATGCGCCTCAACTTTACGCTTAATAATCAGTGCCCAACCAATCGCAACCAGAATCGCGCTAATAACGATAAATGATGTGCTTATTGTAGGGAGAATAAAATACCAATCCAATGTCGATCCCACCTATATCGGTAAAGTAGTAAATCCTCATGTCTATTACGCCGTACCTGTATTGGTATTCGGCAAATCGTCTTCTTTACGCTCACGCTTGTACCATTGCTTGAATATATACGCCAGTATAATCCCGTACATCAACTCTTGCAATAGCTTCATGACAATGCCGCCTAGCTGCTGGTCCTCTACCACTTCCATTAAATTGAAAAATTGAGGACCGTCAAACATCGTAAGCAGCCTCGATGGATCACCTGATACACAGTAGCCCATCGCCAGCACCCATACGTTGGGATCATTGTAAATCGCATATAAGGGAGTGCTTGCAAATATAATTAAGGCGCACGCGGGAGTCAGCAAAATGCCATTCGCGAAAACATACGCCATCTTCTTCAAATCCGTCAGGCGATTCCATTCCGGCACAGGACATGCAATCTGCCACCACATCATGATCGCAGCAATTAGCATAACAAAATAATAGATACGGTGAATCGTATAGTGGGTCATGACAAAGTCATGTATGACTGGTACATGGTAAAAAGAAAATAAGAGATTAAACAGCAGCAGCGATAAAATAGGATTCATTAGAAAGTTGAGTGAACGCCATTTTTTCGAAGCAAACAGCTTGCGCCACATAAATGCGGGTATCGATAATATAAGCATCGGCGGCACAATGAGATAAGAAATCGACATATTGAACATATGGAAGGTAAACATTAAATGTCCCAGGAAATTAAGCGGCCCGCCATTGCACAAATAATAGAGAATAGCCGAAACAACAAACATAAACCGCTGCTTGCCTGTTGCAGACGCCTCAAGCGGTGCGTGCTTCTCCCGCCATGGTCCGTTCAAATAAAAATACAAAATGATTACAGCAATTGTACCGAACATATACCATGGGGTCCACAACTCTTCAAAACTGAAATATTCCAGGCCAAGCATGGCTGCAACCTCCCTTTATTTTCTGCAAAAGAGGAGGGAACCCGCCCGGGACCCCTCCTCTGTGCAATTGCAAATCCGTTTTACCACCAAACCCAATATTCAGCCATAATGAAGGCTGTAAAAGCAATAAATACACCCATAAGAATGCCGACCGTAGCAAAAACGTGACCGCGGTCTTTCATATGCATCCAGAATGCCATTTGTACGAACACTTGGAGCAAAGCGCAACCCATAATAATGATGTAGATGAAGCTTTTATTGATTTCGCCAGCCGCTACCGCAGCAAATGCTACGAGTGTCAGCAATATGGAGAAAATGAACGCAATAATGTGCTTCTTTGGTCCCTCTGAGTTGTGGCGAACTGGACGCTGCTGTTCTTCAGCTGTCGAGTGATTGCTTGCCATTTGGCTAGACCACCTTTCCCATCAAATAAACGACGGTGAAGATAAATACCCAAACTACGTCGATAAAGTGCCAGTACATTCCTGCAACATACACTTTAGGAGCTGTAACAACTGTAAGGCCTTTTTTCATCAACTGTCCGATAATGCTGGAAATCCAGAAAATACCGAACGCAACGTGGGCGCCGTGGAATCCGACTAACGTATAGAAGGAAGAACTGAACGCACTTGTCGTAAAGCCATGTCCTTCATGCACATAGTGGTAAAACTCATAAATTTCGAGTCCCAGGAATCCAAGTCCAAGCACAACGGTTACGATCAACCAGTTGATTAAAGCTTTTACATTATGATTATGCAGCGCTTGGATAGCAAATACGCTAGTCAAGCTTGATGTAAGCAAAATTGCAGTTGCAGCTGCAACGAGCGAAAGCTTGAACAGCTCGTTCGGCTGTGGTCCGTCAAGCACTTGGTGGCGAAGGGCAAGGAACGCCGAGAACAGCGTTCCGAACAAAACCGTTTCACCGCCAAGAAATAGCCAGAAACCTAATACTTTATTGCGGCCCTCAAGAGTGGCTTTCTCGGGCTCATGAGGAAGATGCCCCTCTGCATGTGAATGTGTACTCATGCCTTAACCCCCTTGTCTTCCAACTCTTCCGGCTCAATGTGGAAACCATGATCATCATATACCGAGCGAAGGAACATGCTTCCGAACGTAATCAACAGGCCCAGACCGGCAACATAGAAACCAATATGTTCTGTAATAAACGTCCAATCCCTCGAATACATCAGGCCAAAGCCTGTAATGAACAAGCCAAGCGACATTGTGAACGGCAGAATAGAAGGAGATGGCATATGGATTGAGCCAATTGGCTCAGCAGGCGTCATGCCTTTGTGTCCATCCATTTTCTCTTTCCAATAAGCATCGTAGCCGCGAACAAGCGGAGTTTGCTTAAAGTTATATTCTGGAGGCGGCGATGGAATGGTCCATTCCAGCGTACGGCCATCCTCCCAAGGATCATCTGCTGCATTTTGTGGTTTTGCATTAGTGATAACTACGTTCAGGAAGAACATAATTGTACCAATACCCATCATGATTGCACCAATTGTACTGATCAAGTTCATTTCATTAAATCCAAGGCCGTCGAGGTACGTCCAAATACGACGAGGCATACCAAGCAAACCGAGGAAATGCTGAATAAAGAATGTCAAATGGAAACCGATGTAGAACATCCAGAACGTCCATTTTCCAAGCGTTTCATTCAACACGCGACCGAACATTTTAGGCCACCAGTAGTGAAGACCGGAGAAAATACCTAAAATCAGACCGCCGACGATAACGTAGTGGAAATGCGCAACTACGAAATACGTATCGTGATACTGGAAATCCGCTGGCGCAGCTGCAAGCATAACGCCTGTAACGCCGCCCATTACGAAGGTCGGAATAAAACCAACGGCATACAAGTTAGCGCTCGTAAACTTGATCGAGCCGCCCCACATTGTAAAGATCCAGTTGAAGATTTTAATACCTGTTGGCACTGCAATCAGCATCGTTGCTATTGAGAACAATGCGTTAGCTACAGGCCCCAGACCCGTCGTAAACATGTGATGCGCCCATACCATGAAGCCCAAAAAGCCGATCAGAATTGTCGCGAATACCATCGAGCTGTAACCGAAAAGGCGTTTACGCGAGAATGTACTGATTACCTCGGAAATAACACCAAAGGCAGGCAGGATGAGAATATACACTTCAGGGTGTCCGAAAATCCAGAAAATATGCTCCCATAGTACAGCGTTACCGCCATTGTTAGGGTCGAAGAAGTTGGCATCGAATACCCTGTCGAACATCAGTGCAGCCAAACCTACAGCAAGTGCAGGGAAAGCGAACAAGATAAGCGCCGACGTAATGAACGAAGCCCATGTAAACATCGGCATCCGCATGAAGGTCATGCCAGGTGCGCGCATATTAATGATCGTTACCAGGAAGTTAATCCCCCCAATAAGCGTACCAATACCCGCTATCTGGAGACCTAGGACATAATAATCCATCCCATGGCCAGTACTGAACGCCGGCCCCGAAAGTGGTGCGTAAGCCGTCCAGCCGGCAGCTGGCGCGCCTGTGCTTGTAAACCAGCTGACATTCAATAATACGGCTCCGAAGAAAAACGTCCAGAAGCCAAGTGCATTTACAAAAGGAAAAGCAACGTCGCGTGCGCCGATTTGCAGCGGCACGACCGCGTTCATTAAAGCAAATAGCATCGGCATCGCAGCCAAGAAGATCATTGTCGTACCGTGCATAGTAATCAGCTCATTGTATGTATCCGCACTAACGAAATCATTTAGCGGCTTCCAAAGCTGAATCCGAATAAGAAGTGCTTCCAAACCACCGACCAGAAAGAAAAAACCGCCGGCGATCAAATATAAAATACCGATTTTTTTGTGGTCAACCGTTGTTAACCAGTCCATCAGACCAGAGTAACGCTTAACCGCGTGTCCTTGAGCCAAGTTGGTACCTCCTTTTCATCACCGATGATCTATTTTTCGTAGTCCAATGTTAATTCCGATAAGTATTTCGCAATACCATCAAGCTCTTGCTGCGTCAGATCGATCTTGCCCATCAGATTGCCTGGTTTGACATCATCAGGATTTTCGATCCAACGATGAAGATTGTCATAAGTGGAACCTTCATTGGAGTACTTAGGATCATCTGTATTAATCAGGATACCACCAACGGAATCACGGCTTCCAATACCTGTAAGGTTCGGGTACAATGGTCCGCCTTTGTCGCCAACAGCGTGGCAAACGAGACATTTGCTTTCGAAAGCAGCGGCAATGGCCGGATCGCTTGGCATTGCTACTGGCTCTTGAAGCGCTGCTGCCCAACGGTCGAACGAGGCATCATCAACCGATTTCACCTTAAAGTCCATCAAGCCGTGGGAAGGTCCGCAAAGCTCGGCGCATTTGCCCAAGTAAACGCCTTCTTTTGGTGCCGAGAAGAACATTTTATTTGTTGAACCACCAGGATTAGTATCGATTTTACCTGCAAGGGAAGGAACCCAGAACGAGTGAAGCACGTCTGCTGTCTTCGCTTCAATTGTAATGGTCTTGCCTTTTGGAATAACCAGCTCCTGCGCCGTCTTGATGCCCAGATCCGGATACTCGAATTCCCACCAATATTGATGTGAAGTTACTATTACTTTAACCGCATCTGGATCGTTTGAATGATCCTTTGACAGGTTAAATACGGTCTGAACGGTAGGAACACCCAAAATAATCAAGAGAATAATAGGAATTACGGTCCAAATAATCTCTAGCTTGTGGCTACCTTCGACCTGCTTGGGAATCGACTTATCTCCCTTACGTCTGCGAAAACGGACAATGACAAACAAACAAAGTGCAAATACAATCACTACTACACCGATCATGATTGAAAATGCGAGCTTCATCAATCCGAATTGCTCTTGCGCTACGGGCCCCTGGGGATTCAGCGCGGATAGATCTGCTCGTCCGCATGCTGACAGCACCAATACCATCAAGGCCAGAAGCGGCGCAAGCCGTTTAAAAAACTGCCACCGATTCATCAATAATCAACCCCACTTTTGACGTTTTTGCAGCTGTAAACACCCCGAAATTGTGGCAAACTGCTTGTTTTTAAGCTAATAAAAAATGACAACTTCTGCGACCTTAATACCTTATTAAATATAAAGTTGAAGCCCTTATTTGTCAATGTTCCACAGAGAGTTCACAAATTGTTCGCAAAGCTGTCAAATTCGTTATTTTAAAGCGCTTTTTTCGAGAATCGCGGGCTTTCCGTTCACAAAGTCAAATCTGTATAGCTTTTCCTGCGTATATTTAATCGTTCCCTACAAACCCTATTCTTATTACAGCAGGAATGGAGGACATCTAAATGCCAAAAAAACGAATGTTTTATGCATTGTTATGCAGCGCCCTCCTCGTATGCTCATCGACTGCCTGCAACTACGAGCAGCGGGTACAGGACAGCGACTACGATTATGGCAGCAGGCAAGCTGGCGATCCCAAAATGCTGGGCAGCAAAATGTATGGAACGACGACGAACAATCCGCATCAGCATGACAATGCTTTTTTCGAATACAGCAATACGTTGTCTAAGAAGGTGACCAACTTAAATGGCGTGGCCGCGGCGAACGTCATGCTGACCGACAAAAATGCTTATGTCGGCATCGTGCTTGATTGGACCGCTGTCGGTACAAGAGGGGCTGGAGGCAATCGGGAGCAGTTGAACGGCGGAAAGCCAGAGGACGCCTATAACACGAGCCGTGTCAGCCCGCTTGAGGACAATCGGCTGCTCGTCAAGCCTTATCAGTCGTATTTCTCGGTCAACGACCACAATGAGCTGTCCCCGGAGCTTAAGCAAACGATCGCCACGCGTATTCGCGAGCTTGCCCCGATGGTGCAGGAGGTGCACATATCCGCCAATATGGATTTCGTGAATAAGCTGAATGATTATGCAGTGGAGTCGTGGGGAGGACGATCACTGACCCCGCATGTGGATGCTTTCAACACTTTGGTGAAATATCAATTCGTCGGCGGCCAGGAAATGCCCAAGCCAATTACTTCCAAAAAAACACCATAAAGATGAGCCTCGCATTTGTATATCAAAAAAACTCTTCTATTATATATGCTGATGCAACGCAACATTGATGAAGGGGACCTTTAAGCAGGGTCCCCTTTTCGCTGTTTCAGCATGATGAATAGACACAGCAGCATGGCAGCAAACGACCAAACAGCCATTGCACTATAAAGTTTCGTCCCGCCATACTGATCAATGAACCACCCTCCGACGGTCGCCGATATGATGCTCGAAACTCCAAAAAGCAGCACCGCTAGCACCGTCTGGCCCGTCGCCTTCCATTCCTCAGGTACAAGCTTATACAAATATTGAATCGACGCCGCATAAAACAGCACAAAGGAGACCCCTTGCAGCAGTTGCAGCCATATCAGAGCAGCAGGATCAGTGACGACAGCAGACAGCGCAAAGCGCAGCGCATAGCAACTAGCAGCAGCGGCGATAACAGCCAGCTCTTTTCCCGGTTTAATGAAATAATGGCTAATGGCGAAAAAAACAACTTCTATAATCGTCATAACGGTCCAGGCTTGCCCGACTAACTGGACATCGCCGCCCAAGCTTTTAATATACAGGCCGATATAATTATCATTCATCCGGTGCGGCACCGCTAGAAACAGGACAAGTCCGAGAAACCATAGCGTCTGCTTGCTTCTGAAAAACAAGCCGATCTCCCTCAGCGCCATCGGTTTGGCAGTTGCCGGCACTTCCGCAAGCAGGCTGCACAGCAGCAAGGTGATGACCCCATACACGAGGAATAATACCGCCAAGCTGCCGATGCCATAGTGCTTGCCTGCATAGCCAATGATAGAAGATGCCATCGCAAAACCAAGTGAGCCAAACATCCGGATCGAGCCGAAATTGACCTTATATTGAAGGGACACACGATAATTAAAGCTTTCTACCAAAGGGTCCGTCGGCATGAAGAAGAAATACATCAAGCTAATGCCTACAAACAACGGCACCAGCTCCGTGGAGCGATAGAGCAGTCCGCCGATTACGACAGATACCGCAATAAGCAGCAGCAACACCTTTTTGATTACCTTGTATTTGTCGCTTATCATTCCCCAAAGCGGCTGGGATACGACCCCAATGAGGCTGCCCAGCCCCAGCATCAACCCAATATTCGTGGCGCTAATATCGCGTTCAGCCAAATAAATAGGCAGAAAGGAGAGAAATAATGCAAACAGCGAGAAATAGAAGTAATTGTATGCGCGCAAAAATAAAACCTGTCTCATAGCC from the Paenibacillus sp. BIHB 4019 genome contains:
- a CDS encoding YhcN/YlaJ family sporulation lipoprotein; the encoded protein is MPKKRMFYALLCSALLVCSSTACNYEQRVQDSDYDYGSRQAGDPKMLGSKMYGTTTNNPHQHDNAFFEYSNTLSKKVTNLNGVAAANVMLTDKNAYVGIVLDWTAVGTRGAGGNREQLNGGKPEDAYNTSRVSPLEDNRLLVKPYQSYFSVNDHNELSPELKQTIATRIRELAPMVQEVHISANMDFVNKLNDYAVESWGGRSLTPHVDAFNTLVKYQFVGGQEMPKPITSKKTP
- a CDS encoding cytochrome (ubi)quinol oxidase subunit III codes for the protein MSTHSHAEGHLPHEPEKATLEGRNKVLGFWLFLGGETVLFGTLFSAFLALRHQVLDGPQPNELFKLSLVAAATAILLTSSLTSVFAIQALHNHNVKALINWLIVTVVLGLGFLGLEIYEFYHYVHEGHGFTTSAFSSSFYTLVGFHGAHVAFGIFWISSIIGQLMKKGLTVVTAPKVYVAGMYWHFIDVVWVFIFTVVYLMGKVV
- a CDS encoding cytochrome C oxidase subunit IV family protein, whose translation is MASNHSTAEEQQRPVRHNSEGPKKHIIAFIFSILLTLVAFAAVAAGEINKSFIYIIIMGCALLQVFVQMAFWMHMKDRGHVFATVGILMGVFIAFTAFIMAEYWVWW
- the coxB gene encoding cytochrome c oxidase subunit II translates to MMNRWQFFKRLAPLLALMVLVLSACGRADLSALNPQGPVAQEQFGLMKLAFSIMIGVVVIVFALCLFVIVRFRRRKGDKSIPKQVEGSHKLEIIWTVIPIILLIILGVPTVQTVFNLSKDHSNDPDAVKVIVTSHQYWWEFEYPDLGIKTAQELVIPKGKTITIEAKTADVLHSFWVPSLAGKIDTNPGGSTNKMFFSAPKEGVYLGKCAELCGPSHGLMDFKVKSVDDASFDRWAAALQEPVAMPSDPAIAAAFESKCLVCHAVGDKGGPLYPNLTGIGSRDSVGGILINTDDPKYSNEGSTYDNLHRWIENPDDVKPGNLMGKIDLTQQELDGIAKYLSELTLDYEK
- the ctaD gene encoding cytochrome c oxidase subunit I; this translates as MDWLTTVDHKKIGILYLIAGGFFFLVGGLEALLIRIQLWKPLNDFVSADTYNELITMHGTTMIFLAAMPMLFALMNAVVPLQIGARDVAFPFVNALGFWTFFFGAVLLNVSWFTSTGAPAAGWTAYAPLSGPAFSTGHGMDYYVLGLQIAGIGTLIGGINFLVTIINMRAPGMTFMRMPMFTWASFITSALILFAFPALAVGLAALMFDRVFDANFFDPNNGGNAVLWEHIFWIFGHPEVYILILPAFGVISEVISTFSRKRLFGYSSMVFATILIGFLGFMVWAHHMFTTGLGPVANALFSIATMLIAVPTGIKIFNWIFTMWGGSIKFTSANLYAVGFIPTFVMGGVTGVMLAAAPADFQYHDTYFVVAHFHYVIVGGLILGIFSGLHYWWPKMFGRVLNETLGKWTFWMFYIGFHLTFFIQHFLGLLGMPRRIWTYLDGLGFNEMNLISTIGAIMMGIGTIMFFLNVVITNAKPQNAADDPWEDGRTLEWTIPSPPPEYNFKQTPLVRGYDAYWKEKMDGHKGMTPAEPIGSIHMPSPSILPFTMSLGLFITGFGLMYSRDWTFITEHIGFYVAGLGLLITFGSMFLRSVYDDHGFHIEPEELEDKGVKA
- the ctaG gene encoding cytochrome c oxidase assembly factor CtaG, translating into MLGLEYFSFEELWTPWYMFGTIAVIILYFYLNGPWREKHAPLEASATGKQRFMFVVSAILYYLCNGGPLNFLGHLMFTFHMFNMSISYLIVPPMLILSIPAFMWRKLFASKKWRSLNFLMNPILSLLLFNLLFSFYHVPVIHDFVMTHYTIHRIYYFVMLIAAIMMWWQIACPVPEWNRLTDLKKMAYVFANGILLTPACALIIFASTPLYAIYNDPNVWVLAMGYCVSGDPSRLLTMFDGPQFFNLMEVVEDQQLGGIVMKLLQELMYGIILAYIFKQWYKRERKEDDLPNTNTGTA